A segment of the Deltaproteobacteria bacterium genome:
ATTTTACCCCTAATGGCCTTGATGGCCGCAAAGTATGGCTTAACTGGGCTGGCCCTAGCCAAGGCTTTTGGCCTGGCTTTGCTAAATGGTCTGGGGGCCTGGCAGGTATGGAAGACATTGGGAGTGTTAAGTTTCCCCAGCGAGATCATTCAGTTAACCTTATTATCTTTGGGGGCCTTTGGGCTTATATGGATTTTGCACTATAACTATAGTCCCCCGTTGATCTGGACTTTATTAAGCTTTGTCATCCAATATTTGATAATTTTTTCGCTCATTGCCCGGCGTTGTGGGGACTGGCAACTATTGAAAGCTATACCACGGAGAGCTAGGGGTTGAAAACATGTCAAACAATCTGCCCAATATCATTATGATCGTTATGGATACTGTAGGGGCTAAGCACATGTCTCTTTACGGTTATCATCGCCGCACCACACCGAATTTAGAGGAGATTGCGAAAGAGTCTACTTTTTACTCCCGTTGTTATGCTCCTGG
Coding sequences within it:
- a CDS encoding sulfatase-like hydrolase/transferase, which translates into the protein MSNNLPNIIMIVMDTVGAKHMSLYGYHRRTTPNLEEIAKESTFYSRCYAPGNWTLSSHASLFTGLYPSEHLVDGSALTPHTLTLGKKLQH